A single Asterias rubens chromosome 13, eAstRub1.3, whole genome shotgun sequence DNA region contains:
- the LOC117298877 gene encoding galanin receptor type 1-like, giving the protein MENMSVVLDGMSDSTTVFEEELTTVVLTNSTGYTNQTTAATPAGVSFDLSGSELASVIIYWGIGILGLIGNTLVCVIFGLLKQRRSQVNLYILNQAFADLATSFLLIAFGTTRVYKARIATDGGFGEFLCRFWWSRFFLFSCFAISAHNLTLMSVERYVAVVHPLQYGKLFTRRNTKISILMVWLIAPIMQYIFVIFQYTVSEGRCATQPSWSPTAGTAAGVTLFVWEYFMPCSIMSYAYTTIVRTLQKKERALAVSHRQNSEAASTRGPSKGPQARRRNVTVTLFTVFIVYVLCWTPNQFTFLQFNLGGTLNFDGPWYLITVIAAFLNSCSNPFVYALMHKQFQAGLKLLARCRKSNAVADSTHDRSINGTVLD; this is encoded by the coding sequence ATGGAAAACATGTCTGTAGTTTTGGACGGGATGAGCGACTCGACTACCGTGTTCGAAGAGGAGCTGACCACCGTGGTTCTGACGAATTCAACGGGGTACACCAACCAGACGACGGCCGCTACTCCTGCCGGGGTGTCATTTGATCTGTCCGGTAGCGAACTGGCGAGTGTGATCATCTACTGGGGTATTGGTATCCTAGGTTTGATCGGCAACACTCTAGTGTGTGTGATCTTCGGACTCTTAAAACAAAGAAGGAGTCAGGTTAACTTATACATTCTCAACCAAGCATTTGCAGATCTCGCTACGAGTTTTCTCCTGATTGCATTCGGCACCACTAGGGTTTACAAAGCAAGGATTGCAACTGATGGAGGTTTCGGGGAGTTCCTGTGCCGCTTTTGGTGGTCTCGGTTCTTCCTCTTCTCCTGCTTTGCCATCTCGGCTCACAACCTCACCCTGATGTCTGTGGAGAGGTACGTTGCTGTAGTCCACCCGTTGCAATACGGGAAACTCTTCACCCGCCGTAACACTAAGATCAGCATTCTTATGGTGTGGCTAATCGCGCCGATCATGCAGTATATTTTCGTCATATTCCAATATACTGTCTCCGAAGGACGCTGTGCCACCCAGCCGTCATGGTCCCCGACTGCCGGTACGGCAGCTGGGGTTACCCTCTTCGTATGGGAGTACTTCATGCCGTGTTCGATCATGTCCTACGCCTACACGACCATCGTCCGGACCCTCCAGAAGAAGGAACGAGCACTAGCGGTGTCACACCGACAAAACAGCGAAGCGGCGTCAACGCGTGGGCCGTCCAAAGGCCCGCAAGCACGGCGTCGCAACGTGACTGTTACCCTCTTCACTGTCTTCATCGTGTACGTGCTATGTTGGACACCGAACCAGTTTACCTTTCTACAGTTCAACCTCGGCGGTACTTTGAACTTCGACGGCCCGTGGTATCTAATAACAGTTATTGCTGCTTTCTTAAACTCTTGCTCCAACCCGTTCGTGTACGCATTGATGCACAAGCAATTCCAAGCTGGACTGAAGCTTCTTGCTCGATGTCGGAAAAGTAACGCAGTTGCCGATTCGACGCATGATCGCAGTATAAATGGAACTGTATTGGACTAA
- the LOC117298615 gene encoding cytochrome P450 2J3-like, whose product MVFQFFVFNLMPYLPSVRIALVFMSALLLVKSFLEHRRTHRNLPPGPWGLPLLGATFRLGVNPARSLEEISREYGKIFSLRIGPRLTVVMADTELVKEAFGKKAEATSARENFRLDWMDTSGALVSCSGSDVKPLRRFLLSSLRDFGLGKKGSELLIQDEAQHLCQGFGAMDRESFDPSDLIQMAVANVICSLCFGTRFPYDSPEMAKLITGLREASHIGAFSLTRDIPLLFLAPSFKSFRDGVLVYRSMMEDILRSHVKTFDPGNPRDVVDKLLRVIAGNDSPFSFGADRVYRTMMDMFGASVDTTASSLQFAVLHMALNPEVQKKVRDEILQKIGNDRAPGMTDRDTLPYTSAVINEVLRISHPVPLSIPHRATKTFELGGYTIPAGTDLVSLICAQNRDPKTFDNPEEFQPERFLSEDGQTVVLPNTFLPFGAGSRMCIGEGLARYELFLFFTAMMQRFTFDISPEARKTHKALFGYFLWYPSSVQIRATPNF is encoded by the exons ATGGTATTCCAGTTCTTTGTGTTTAACTTGATGCCTTACCTTCCGAGCGTTCGAATCGCCTTGGTGTTCATGAGTGCACTACTCCTCGTGAAAAGCTTCCTAGAGCACCGACGGACCCATCGCAACCTCCCACCGGGGCCATGGGGTCTGCCCCTGCTCGGGGCAACCTTCCGGCTGGGCGTGAACCCGGCCCGCTCCCTTGAAGAGATTAGCCGTGAGTACGGGAAGATTTTCAGCCTGAGGATCGGTCCGAGGCTAACGGTAGTGATGGCTGACACTGAGTTGGTCAAAGAGGCGTTTGGTAAGAAAGCTGAAGCAACAAGCGCGAGGGAGAACTTCAGGCTGGATTGGATGGACACGTCCG GTGCGTTGGTCAGTTGCAGCGGCAGTGACGTCAAACCCCTTCGCCGTTTCTTGCTAAGTTCACTCCGGGACTTCGGTCTCGGTAAGAAGGGGTCGGAACTCCTAATCCAGGACGAGGCCCAGCATCTATGCCAGGGTTTCGGAGCCATGGACCGGGAGAGTTTTGACCCCAGCGATCTGATCCAGATGGCCGTGGCAAACGTCATATGTTCCCTCTGCTTCGGCACCCGGTTCCCTTACGACTCCCCGGAGATGGCAAAGCTAATCACGGGTCTACGGGAGGCATCACACATCGGCGCTTTCAGTCTCACCCGTGACATCCCGCTCCTGTTCCTCGCTCCGAGTTTCAAATCGTTCCGGGATGGTGTGCTGGTCTACCGGAGCATGATGGAAGACATCCTACGGTCCCACGTCAAGACCTTTGATCCGGGTAATCCCAGGGACGTCGTGGATAAACTACTCCGGGTGATTGCTGGTAATGATAGCCCCTTCTCTTTCGGAGCAGACCGGGTTTACCGTACCATGATGGACATGTTCGGCGCGTCCGTAGACACGACTGCTTCGAGTCTACAGTTTGCCGTATTGCACATGGCACTAAATCCTGAAGTGCAGAAAAAG GTTCGAGATGAGATTCTGCAAAAAATCGGCAACGACCGAGCACCAGGCATGACCGACCGAGACACCCTACCGTACACATCCGCGGTCATCAACGAAGTCCTCAGAATCAGCCACCCTGTTCCACTGAGCATACCCCACCGCGCTACAAAAACCTTCGAGTTAGGTGGATACACCATCCCGGCAGGGACGGACCTCGTATCCCTCATCTGCGCTCAGAATAGAGATCCGAAGACGTTCGACAACCCGGAGGAGTTTCAACCGGAGAGGTTTCTCTCTGAAGACGGGCAGACTGTCGTCTTGCCGAATACTTTCCTGCCCTTCGGCGCTG GTTCCCGGATGTGTATTGGCGAGGGCTTAGCCAGATACGAATTGTTTCTCTTCTTTACGGCCATGATGCAGAGATTCACCTTTGACATCTCACCGGAAGCTCGTAAAACCCACAAAGCCCTCTTCGGATACTTCTTGTGGTACCCGAGCAGTGTACAGATCCGAGCTACGCCGaacttttaa